A genomic region of bacterium contains the following coding sequences:
- a CDS encoding GNAT family N-acetyltransferase, protein MISAQLRPATAADVAEVADLFLASRRDALPYLPTLHTDDETRRWMAGAVFAAGGMWVAVVNRRIVGFAALNERRDHLDHLYLLPSWYGRGIGSALLAKAKEVSVGRLRLFTFQRNRRARAFYEARGFTVVDLNDGSRNEEREPDALYEWVGAPEV, encoded by the coding sequence ATGATCTCCGCGCAGCTCAGGCCGGCGACCGCGGCGGATGTCGCCGAGGTGGCGGATCTCTTTCTCGCTTCCCGCCGGGACGCGCTGCCGTATCTTCCGACGCTGCACACCGACGACGAAACTCGCCGCTGGATGGCGGGCGCCGTATTCGCGGCCGGCGGGATGTGGGTCGCCGTCGTGAACCGGCGCATCGTGGGGTTCGCGGCGCTCAACGAGCGCCGGGACCACCTCGATCATCTGTACCTGCTGCCGAGCTGGTACGGCCGCGGCATCGGGAGCGCGCTGTTGGCCAAGGCCAAGGAGGTGAGCGTGGGCCGGCTGCGGCTGTTTACCTTCCAGCGCAATCGCCGTGCCCGGGCGTTCTACGAAGCCCGCGGATTCACAGTGGTCGATCTGAACGACGGCTCGCGCAACGAGGAGCGCGAGCCGGATGCGCTCTACGAGTGGGTGGGGGCGCCCGAGGTCTAA